The DNA segment TGGCCCCCCAGGTCCTGAGCCTTCCCTGCCCTCACCTTAATCTTGAGTGACTTCTTCAACTCCTTAATAACTGTCTCTCGATCTTCAAGCTTCAAGCCCAGGCCTTCAGCGTCTGTGATCTCCGCACGAAGGGCTGCCGCCCGCAGCTCAACAGGGGGAGGCtaagggtcagggtcagggcagagggtggggcggGGAGAGAAGGTCACCAAGGTGCTCCTTTTAGAGATCTGGTCACAGGGAAAATCTCCTTGCTTTCTCCAAATCTCTTCCCTCGGCCTCCCAGCCCTCCTGTAACAGCAGTAGCTCTGGCAGTCCAGGTCCTCCAGGCCCCCGGAGGCCTCCAAGGGGCTCCCCACCCACCTTGCTAGGGGGCCGCTCTGCGTCGTACTCTCCCTCCTGCATGGCCGTGGCCACCTTGTTCATGGTACTGATGAGGATGCTGCATGACTGGCGCAGACACTCATGGGGGCTGCTGGAGGGAGCCCCGTAGATCTGTAGGAGCCCACGGCAACAGTGAGAACTCCACACAGGGGGCCCAGCTGGCTCCCCCAGCACCACCTTCAGCCCAGCCATCCCGGCCCACCTGCTCGTTTGCTTTGAAAGCCAGCTCCTCCAGGGTAGCCACAGGCAGTCCCTCATTCTCCGCCAGCGGGGCAACGAGCTGGGCGGCGGCAGCTGCCACCTCCTGCAGCACAGCCACCACCCACGTCAAGTGCTTCCTGCAGTCCAGGAGGGTGTCAGATACCTGTGCAACCGGTCAGAGTCAGGAGCCCACCCTGGGCCCAGCACCACAGCCCCCAGCTCTCTCAAAACCATCCTTGTCCCCCAACCAGAGCCCGATCTTGCCATGCCAGGCCCCTCCTGGTTCTACTCAGCTTCCTTCCCGTCCCCCCTCCCGGCCCTAAACCTGTGGGCCGAAGGCTAGTGCAGCTGGGATCCCGGGAGCATCCGTCCCTGGCATTCGCCTTCGGATCTTCTTGCAGAACTGGCGGATGTCGCTGCACGATGTTTCCAGGTCCCGGAGCAGGAGGGCAATATCTGAAGCCTCCTGCCCACCCTGCTCAGGGAGTAGGAAATGCATGGGGAACCCAGTCAGTACTGGGGCTGAGGGTGAGGAGGCGGGGACCAAGAAAGAAGAGGAGCCCACGCAGACCCAGCTGTGCTCTCACCTGCAAGAAGGCGCGCAGCCGGCCCGCCTCCACGCTCATGCAGTCCAGGGCGCTCTGCGTGAACTGTGAGGACGGAGGCACGGCGCTCAGCCCTCAGCAGGGGGCCCTCTGCCCCGTCACCACCTCTAAGGAGTCTCCGCCCTCGGCTGACCTCCGTACATAGTGGGCCCTCTGGCTTCCCTGATCTGGCCTTAGTGACCCTGTCCCAGTCCTACGTGACACCCCTTAAGGGCCTGATCTGATATCTTCTGTTTCTGGTCTCTCTAAGGGGCTCAGCCGCCGGCCCGGACACCTCACCTTGATGTGGTCGGCCAGCTGCATGGTGCTGTCCTCAGGCTGATCGGCGAGGTGGACGCTGTACAGGTGCTGAAGACGGATGACAAAGAGGCAGACGGCCTTCAGGCCTTGGAAGAATGGAGAATTCTTCCCAAACTGCAATTTGAGCCCCAGGTATCCTGGGACTCCAGGGGTATGAGAGAGCAAGGGCGCCCAGCAGAAGAAACCCTCCCTTCCTCCCGGGCCAAGCCAGGGTTCTCGCCCCAGACCTGGTAGTACTTGATGGCCTTGGTGAGAGGCTCCACATTGACAGTCTCATCCAGCTGATCCTTGTGCAGCAGCTCGATGAGGAAATCCAAGGAGCGCTCGTGGGCACTCATCTCGGGGTAGAGGCTGCCCACCTTCTTATACACGTCCACGTGGCACTGAGAGAGGGCACTGGAGACCAGCGGAGGGCCCTGTGAGGCCAGGGTCTCCCAGGCAATGTCAGTTCCAGCCAGTCCCGGGCCCGTGGCCCTGGCGTAGAGCTCGGGGGTCACTTACTGCTCGTAACGGTGCAGGGTGGCCTGCAGCAAACTCAGCGAGTACACCAGCCCGGCAGCAAAGCTGAGCTGCTCCCCCGCAGCCCCTCGAAGCCCCGGCCGCTCTGAACAGTTCTCACTTAGTTCAAACTTCTCCTGGGCCTGCTTCCGGATCAGCTCTGCCTGTGGGAGGAAGCACCAGAGACCTGGGGCTCAGGGCAGAGAACGGAGAACGCAGACTTAGGAATACACGGAGCTGAGCAACTACGCGCGGGGCACGGAGACGTgagggagaaagcagagacagCTCTCAGACGGGCAAGGAGCCGTACACGGGGAGAGGGCACTGACGCGGTCACCGGTGGTTCTGGGGATCTGGGATGTGGGGATGGACGGATAGCAGGACCAGTGGGATCAAGCTCCTTCCCAAGCCTTCAGGCCGCCGCTCCTGCTGCCCTTCTCCCTAGAATGCTCTCCTGACAATTATCTCCCCACTAACTCGTAGGCATCTTCTGGGTCTCACCTCAAGCGTTATACCTTCAGTGATGTCCCTCTATCTAAGTCAGATCCCCAGCTGTGTTCTCTCAAAGCAGCCACCTCCCCACCGTCACCCGCCACGCGTAAGAAACGTCTGCCTGGGCCCCTGCTGACTGTGCTCCTCACTGCATCGCGAACTCTGCGAGCAAGGGCGCTGCCTGATGCCTTTCCTTGGCATCCGCAAGGCCCGGTTCAGAGCAAGGTCAACAGACTCCGGCGGAGCATGGGATGGACAGACTGTACCTTGCAAACGAGACGAGGAATGAGCAGCAGCACCAGGACGCAGTCGTGGTCCCCGCCTGGCCGAAGGAAGCTGTCGGGCATGAAGGCTGTCAGCAGGGACATGTGCCGGTTGGCCTGGGCCACCTCCATCTGCCTCAATTCCATCTCAATTGCCTGTGAGGCAGACGAAGAGGTGGGCTCTCAGCAAGGCTGGAGAGAACCTCGTAACCGCCATGCCATGCTCCACCCCGTGCCCTGCTTCTGGGACAAGCCCAGGCCAGGAGGCTTCCAAACCACCCCCCCCACCCAGGAACCTGAGCCCAGAAGCCCCGGCCAAGTCAGCGCACAGCCGCGCCCGGGCTGGCGCCCCGGCACTCAGCCGTCTCCGGCCCACCCACTCCCCTGACCTTGGCGTGGGCCTTTGTCTCAGCAAACTTGATCTTGAAGTCAAAAGTCTccggcggcggctgctgctgccTCTCCGCAGACGCCTCCTGCTGGCTCGTCAGCTCGCGGTTCACGTCCTGGGGCGGGACAGACGGTGAGGCCCGGCCGGCTCCCGAGGGGCCCGGGACGGCCGCGGGCAGCGCGCAGGGGGCACCAGGCACCTGCAGGTGGGCGGTCAGCTGGCGGTACTTCTTGATGGTTTGCTGATAGTCTGCCACCGTCTCCTGGGCCGCCTCCACCCGCTTCTGGGCCTCCCGGACCCGCGCACCCGCCATGTCCAGCTGCTCCCGCAGCTCCAGCTCCGTCTCGCGCGCGTTCTCCTGCAGCTCGTCGTTCATCTCGTTCATCGCTTCCTGGGAGGCCGCGAGGTGGTGGGAAGGAAAGTCAGGGGGAGGGCACAGGCCGGGGCGGGTTCACTCACCACACGCCCTGCTCCAAGGTCAGGGGTCACAGGTCAGTCCATCCCTCAGCAAGTCCCTCCCAACCCCCCCAGGGTCAGAGGTCAGGGGCCTGCTGTTCTCTCACCAAGTCGCCCACGGTCTCCCTCAGTTCCCGCACTTTCTCCTCCAGATTCAGGTTCCGGTCCGTCAGCATCTCCACCATCTCCTCAGCACCCAGAGCGGCGTCCACCTGTGTAAccgggagggggcagggaggaggctgctgaAAGGGGCCCAGACAGCACCCAGAGGCGGCGCCAGCAGGGGGGTCGGCGGGGGCGCCCCGGGCAGGGTGCTGGGCCCTCCAGGCCAGCAGGGGGGTCGGTGGGGGCGCTCCGGGCAGGGCGCTGGGCGCCCCAGGCCAGCAGGGGGGTCGGCGGGGGCGCCCCGGGCAAGGCGCTGGGCGCCCCAGGCCAGCAGGGGGGTCGGCGGGGGCGCCCCAGGCAAGGCGCTGGGCCCCCAGACCTGCTCCTTGAGCTCGTCGATGGTGCTCTCTGCCTGGGTCAGCTCCTCCTGCAGCCGCTCCCGCTGCTGCCTCACAGCTTCCAGCTCTTGGTTCTTCTTCTCCATGAGCTTCTGCAGTTTCACATGCTCCTGCTTCTCTGAGGAAGAAAGATCCCGCATCCTGGGGGAaagtggagagagaaggagagagggcgTGTGTCAGAGCCCCCGCGTGATGGCCGCCCTGACCCGTCTGGAGGCAGCCGGGCGAGCCCAGCAGCAGAGGGCCCTACCTCACCAGGGCGTCCTTCAGGCG comes from the Camelus dromedarius isolate mCamDro1 chromosome 15, mCamDro1.pat, whole genome shotgun sequence genome and includes:
- the LOC135323045 gene encoding dynactin subunit 1-like isoform X11; this translates as MMRQAPTARKTTTRRPKPTRPASSGAAGASSSLGPSGSASAGELSSSEPSTPAQTPLAAPIIPTPALTSPGAAPPLPSPSKEEEGLRAQVRDLEEKLETLRLKRAEDKAKLKELEKHKIQLEQVQEWKSKMQEQQADLQRRLKEARKEAKEALEAKERYMEEMADTADAIEMATLDKEMAEERAESLQQEVEALKERVDELTTDLEILKAEIEEKGSDGAASSYQLKQLEEQNARLKDALVRMRDLSSSEKQEHVKLQKLMEKKNQELEAVRQQRERLQEELTQAESTIDELKEQVDAALGAEEMVEMLTDRNLNLEEKVRELRETVGDLEAMNEMNDELQENARETELELREQLDMAGARVREAQKRVEAAQETVADYQQTIKKYRQLTAHLQDVNRELTSQQEASAERQQQPPPETFDFKIKFAETKAHAKAIEMELRQMEVAQANRHMSLLTAFMPDSFLRPGGDHDCVLVLLLIPRLVCKAELIRKQAQEKFELSENCSERPGLRGAAGEQLSFAAGLVYSLSLLQATLHRYEHALSQCHVDVYKKVGSLYPEMSAHERSLDFLIELLHKDQLDETVNVEPLTKAIKYYQHLYSVHLADQPEDSTMQLADHIKFTQSALDCMSVEAGRLRAFLQGGQEASDIALLLRDLETSCSDIRQFCKKIRRRMPGTDAPGIPAALAFGPQVSDTLLDCRKHLTWVVAVLQEVAAAAAQLVAPLAENEGLPVATLEELAFKANEQIYGAPSSSPHECLRQSCSILISTMNKVATAMQEGEYDAERPPSKPPPVELRAAALRAEITDAEGLGLKLEDRETVIKELKKSLKIKGEELSEANVRLSLLEKKLDSAAKDADERIEKVQTRLEETQALLRKKEKEFEETMDALQADIDQLEAEKAELKQRLNSQSKRTIEGLRGPPPSGIATLVSDIAGGGTPGQAPASVPGPGLVKDSPLLLQQISAMRLHISQLQHENSVLKGAQMKASLAALPPLHVAKLSLPPHEGPGSELAAGALYRKTAQLLETLNQLSTHTRVVDITRASPAAKSPSAQLLEQVAQLKALSDTVEKLKDEVLKETVSQRPGATVPTDFATFPSSAFLRAKEEQQDDTVYVGKVTFSCAAGLGQRHRLVLTQEQLHQLHGRLIS